The nucleotide window ATCTGTGAGATTTCAAAATGTCCGGTTTCACGCATTCAACAtcgttcaaaataaaaatattataagtatagACCAATTTCGCATTCAATTTctgaataaatattgtaagtATAATTTCGTAGCAAACAAGTTGGCTGACAAACCATTACCAATAAAAGTTTGTCTACATACAGCTGTGGAAACCACGCCCAAATCTCCCCTAATCCTCTGATCTCTTTCTCTGATCTCCCCGATCTCTGGCTCTCTCTGCTGTTGGGTCGAAGAGGAATGACTTTCCCCGCTGAACTCAGGGTCCTTATAAGTACTGTTCTTGTCCTAATCCTTGTTCCTCCATCTTCTAGTCTTAATAATACTGATCACTACTGTCCTCCTTCTTCCTGTGGCAATATCCCCAACATCAGCTATCCGTTTCGACTAAAAGGCGATCCCCCAAATTGCGGAGACCAAAGGTATGAGCTCTCATGTGATGAGAACAACTACACGTTGTTATCTTTACATGATGGTAGTAAATACTATGTAAGccaaatcaattacaacaacTACACAATCCGAATTGTAGACTCAGGTATTCAGGAGGATAATTACTCCTTCATCCCTCTTCATTTTCTAAACCGTCATAATTTCAGTTGGAGTTATTTGGATCCATATCAATTATATGGGAGTGCTTCCAATTTAACAATACTAACACTATCAGAAGTTGTGGCTATTGTGAACTGTGAAAAGCCAGTGACTTGGGCTTCCTCTTTGATCCATTGGGACACGACTTCTACGAAGTgttctaatattaataatggaTCTGTGCCTTCTTCCAACTCCTCTTTTTCTCAATATTCCAAATGGTATCTTATTTCTGGCAAGAGTGGAGTGAATGTGATGGATGTGGAGGAGTCATGCACGATAGAGCAAATCTCTCTGACATCGTGGCCAGGACAAATTTCTGCTGATCCTAATATTTCCTGTACGGACATCCTCAATGTATTCTCATATGGTGTTGAGCTTTCTTGGTACCGGATTTATTGTGGAAGCTGCGGCAAATACTGTAGTTGCTACCTTGACGAGTACGATAATCAAGTTTCTTGCTACCTATGGGgtgagtaattaataaatttgagattagAATTCTAAAgagatatttattatatatatgctgattGATATATCTcgtcattaatttgttgttccAACTTGACTGAATTCTTGGATTTCCCACCCCGACTGATCATACATATATTGTATTTTCCTATTCTAATTAGCACTACCCGACACAATACCCATTTTgcagtattataatttttaattgaagattcCAGACGCTAATGTGAtcccattttttccttttcttattttttttgtcaaaacatgCAGGAAATGCACCTACTTGGGTTGGTTTCTTACTAAAACAGGCCCGAACTGTAGGTGAGTTTTCAATCCCCATATATAAGatgtgtttttattattatttgagaatgaacatcaatattatatttattaataaaactccatCAAAGGAGGGAAAGAACACAAGATGGACAATCCTCCATCTGATCAACATTGGCTTCTCTTCTAAATCATTGATCAAAttgtaaaacatatttttcacaTCTGTAAATTCCACTTACTAATTATAAATCCTTAAAACAAGCTGCTGTCAAAGAACtttcttgaattttctttgaATGAAAACACCACAGATCCTTTGCTGCTATACACTCCCAAAGAACATGTATTAAtgtactttcttcttcttcttctaagtACAGTGGACAGTTTGGtgactctattatttttcttttaaagagatttaaattAGTGGATAAGGCCTCTAAGCAAGCTCTCCATAGGAAAACTTCCttgcaatttgaatttgaagactGGCTTTTATCTCGATCCAATATCTCTTTTCGTAAATAATATGCACTTTTTACCACAAAATTACCACTTGTTGATGAACACCACCATATTATCTTATCTCGACAATTTGAAAGACTAATACGTATATTAAGAAATTAGCTTCATTAATGAAAACTTGAAAACTAATACTATCTACGTATATTCCAGTGTTTtacaaaagtgattttatacCATGATGCATGCGTCAGtactcaattatatatatattttatatatgagtcTACATGAtgaactagttttttttttttttattggtaacaTAAATGGATAGATTTGTTTATACAGTTTTGTTTAAATCActttctatataattaattaactgaTCACTAAttacctttatttcttttctccatgtGCTGCAGTTCATTATGCTGGATTGTTATGGCTCATCGGTAAAATCCCCTTACACTGGATTGTTTCCCCACttcattgaaaatttgaaagttaacTTTTGGTAGTATACAActagttattatatttaattggaCTCGTCAGATTATTTAAATCACgttgtatataaattaattgaccacttacctttatttcttttctgcatCTGCCGCAGCTTATTGTGTTGGATTCTCAGGCCGGGACGTCGGTAAGAATTTGTATCTCTTTGTCTTCTTTCATCATTTAACGAATCATTCCTTGAgcaataaaacatgaaaatagtttaaactttgcagataagatcagatatatattaattacatacaAACGCATATgcgtatatatatttaaatatatatatatatatatatatacacacacacacacatactgaggatacttaaaacatatcatATCTTAAGTAGTGTCTTTTCAGTTTGATGAAGTTACTTAAAACAAGTTATAACAGATACTGAGGATAATAAGATACAATATGAGAAGTtgaatttctaaaaaattaaataaatactaacatGAAAAGCTTTAAAAGGCCGATACCCAAGAGCGAATCTTTCTGTCAACTCCTAAACCCGAACTTTCTATCCCATGACCTAATGACCCAACTTCCACACTGGTGTCATAGTAGGTCAAACCTCCTTATAGAAAATCCATTTTTCACAATTTGGCAGTAACGCACCCAACCAACCAGGTTTCAAAACCATGTTTTTATACCAATTGACTCACAAGTACTCCAAAATTGCTCATCTTCACACCTACCCGCTTACTTCCATCTCCAAGTCAACAACCAGATTCTATCCAGCCTCATTGAAACATTACAACAACCAAACCATTAATCCACTGAGCAATGCAATTCAAACTCCAAAAATTCCTAAAATTGTCTCGTCACTACACAAAACATGTTAGCCACAGTCTTaacatataaagaaaaagagtttcttACCGACCTTGCAGAAGTGGTCGACTGGATATGGTGACGGGGAAGTGCAACAAAAATGGAGTGGTGGGGAGTAATTGAGCGTGTGGTGCAGGGGCCTCCACTTGTCAGAACGGAAATCTAGTGGCAACTTGGTTGTGGTGCAAGGCTTGGGTGGTGGCGGTGATGGTGATGGGTTGCAACACAAAGCAGGCAGATGAGAGAGGGATAGGCATAGATAGAGAGAGGCTGACAAAAACAGAAATCGAATTGAGAGTGTGTAACATAGgcgaaaccgagagagagagagagagagagagagatatgagaAGGGGTCGAGGGGCTTACCAGCAACGTGCTTGTGGTCGGGAGGAACACTGGTAGTAGCAAGACAGTGAGCGAAGCAACATGGGACTGAGGCGTGAGGCAAAGAGTGGCGTTTAAGGTGTAAGCAGCTTGACTCTAGTGGTGTGTGGTGGGGGTGGCCGCTGCAACACTACAACGCAACAAAGAGAGAGGCGGGAGATGGCTGGAAAGCAAGATCGAGAGAGTGGGTGAGAGTTgcagatggagagagagagaagagagagatacaaGGATGAATAGAAACTTACCAACATGATGAGCGGCAACTGGCAACAACAAAGGATTGTGGCGGCACGACCTATAGAGCAAGGCCTTGGCAGCGGCAGTGCAAGACGGGCTGCGACACAagggggagaagagagagaacgaagtgagagaaatggagagagagagagagagagagagagagaagagattgaGAGGGAATCAAACAAAGAGAGATAGATGTTAGGGTTGGGAGAGAGGAGAGGCATTCGTAGTGGGCGTTGGAACTTGTGACGGCGAGTGGGGGTGCATGTTTGACCAGAACAGAGTGCTTTTTGCACCAAAAAATCGACCATAGTTCAAGGAATCAATCTGTGGTGGTGGTTTGTGCAAACACGATGAGTATACAAGTCGCACAGTGCATGAGAGTAAACCGATGTATGTGattgatgatgagagagagggcaGCAATATATTAAGTTCTTAAAAAGTTTCTAGAGGACATATGgttaatggaaaaaaataccaaataacaCATTACGTATGAGACTTGCTAAGCACTAGGAAATCGGTGGCTTTGATGCCATGATAATCAAGTTAAAAGGGAATTAAGAGAGAGAACAACTTGTATTTCTTTGTAtctaaatgtataaaagaaTGCCATATATAAGTGAACATGGTTAGAGGaataatgaaaattcaataaatacaaaataagccaaagataatatttcatatatgctAAATATGGTATAAGTAAGGCATATTACAAAATAAGGTTTACTACatttcacaaaccatttcactactattaacataattctcatctcatattcttATACTCAAATAAGTCCTTAgtgttcaattttttccttttggcactcgtttcaagagaaagaaatttgaaataatattattaaaatcacCTACGTTTTCGAGTATATATAACTCATCATGTATTTAATGTGAACATAACTTATCACCGCTTTAGAAGTGTTCTACCCTATCTAGTACTGATGACTTTTAGCTCCATAATTGAAAGAACTGATCAAATTCTggctaacaaaaaataaacaaataaaaggaaaggacGATTGTAGAAAAAGAACTCAAAGTTCTTCTGCCATCTTTACctctcataaaattttcatcatcattCAACTGTGTTTCATTTTAAATCATGTATTTGGAATATCTTTATTAGCTGTAagctttttttattagattcttgtttattttgagtATTGTTTGAAGTCTCAGTCCTATTTTtagtcttttaattttagttctGTTGTTGATTCAAGGTTATATGTAGCTCATTGTTGGCTCAGGTCCCGTTTGGACTTAGagtaatctcaattcatctcatctaatcattataatttttctaaattttcacacaaaatataataaaaaattaaaaaaatttaaatccaaaaacaataataataataataataataaaatattctaataatattttattcaactttcaccttaaatcatctcaactcaacttattatccaaacctcacccAATCTTTTAGCATATTGTTAGCCTTTGTTGGCTTTGGTTTATTATCAACTCATTACTGACCACAACTCCAAATTTGATATTTCAGCTGCTAGGCActtcatcatcaatatcactttCAACATCTCATGACAATCCATCAATGAATATGAAGACTATACTCAAGTTTCAAACTAAAATATTGCCCAATTCTAATTAGCAGTACCattattgatcatatgcttaCTTCTGAGGATTAACGTTGAACTTATCTTTAACATCACGAAACTCAATTCTTACTCAATACCCGAGGCATGAATATCACATTAACTTGTTTATTTgttctcatttattttatatgaaaatgactattttttattaaaatgaatctattttcgtCACAAGTAGTAATTcctataatgatatatattaggaCTACATTTATCGATCTTAGTTTAGCTagcattataataagaaaaatgctactttgcccACTCAATTTGCCTCTtcattttgacacctcatatattttattttatttttaattatttttttacttaatagttaaggaaataactattagtttattgatatttttttatattttctaaaaatgttttaaaatgataaaaaaaattatgaataataaaattgcaaaacaaaataaaaacacaattttagCCTAGCGGTCAAAacgagcggtgctactctggcGCTCTTATAATAATTAAGGCCTAATTGTGAATTATTGAATTCAGATGCTGACGTGaaactttcttttttgtcaAACCTGCAGGACCCGAACCAATCTCACAATGTGAGTTTTCTATCCCAGAAAGATatcatatgtattatatataattggaaaTAACACAATTGTTGGCACATtaattcttttccttcttttgcagATAATTTGGTAGGTTTATTAATTGGATTACTGTTCAGTAAGAATCTCATGTAcctctctctttttatcttttttaattgttttagtaAATTAATCATTCCTTAAACTATAAAACAAGAACTTTGAAATGGAATAATTGGTTGTGAAAACtacctatatattttttccaatgtACGACACAATGGTGACAACAGGTAGCTAGAGTAATAGTGCAACAATAATAGGATCGCTTTCgcataattaattttgtattttccttccCAGATTGGCATTTGGCAATTAGTGTATTAGGTGCTCCATTTGTGATTGcatttttgatatataaatggCGAAGGAGGCACTTATCCATGTACAATGATGTTGAGGAATTTCTGCAAAGCCAAAATAACCTCATGCCAATAAGGTACTCTTTctcagaaattaagaaaatgaccaaAGGTTTTAGGGAAAGATTGGGTGAAGGAGGATTTGGCACAGTATTTAAAGGAACACTTCGAAGTGGACGTCTTGTAGCAGTAAAGATGTTAAGCCAATCCAAAGCAAATGGACAAGATTTTATCAGTGAAGTAGCAACCATTGGAAGGATCCATCATGTGAATATAGTGCAActcattggtttttgtgttcatGGTTCAAAGCGTGCCCTTATATATGAGTTCATGCCCAACGGATCtctaaacaaacacattttttcatcagaGGCAAGTATCCTCAACTACGAGAAAACATATGATATTGCTTTAGGAGTGGCTCACGGGATTGAGTATTTACATCAAGGATGTgacatgcaaattttacattttgacattaagcctcacaacattcttcttgatgaaaatttgaaacccaaagtttcagattttggctTAGCAAAATTGTACCCGGTGGAAGATAGTATCGTTCCTTTGACTCGTGCAAGAGGAACGTTTGGATACATGGCTCCTGAAATGCTTTACAAAAACATTGGAGGCATTTCATACAAAGCTGATGTCTATAGCTTTGGAATGCTGTTGATGGAAATGGTGAGCAGAAGAAAGAACTTGCATGCATCTACAGAACATTTAAGCCAAATTTACTTCCCCACTTGGATATATGATCAATTCCATGATGGAAAGAATATAGAAATTGAAGATGCTACTGAAGATGAAAGAAAACTATGTAAGAAGATGATAATAGTTGCATTATGGTGCATACAATTGAAGCCTAGCGATCGTCCATCAATGATGAAAGTCATCAAAATGCTTGAAGGAGATGTTGAATGCTTACAAGTTCCTCTCAAGCCTCTCCAACCATCaccaaagagagagataaagggtGCTAGAGATAATTCAAATCAAGCTTCATCATCAATTCAATCAGATGAATCAAGCCttgcttaatttttattgtttgtctttttaaaattgaactatctctttttatccttttttaagAGAAGTTTGCTTCAAGCCcacgaaaaaagaaaagatcgaCAATTTAAGGTCATAATCTTTCTACGCTtgttgtagtatatatactttgCAGTGCCCTAAAAATAAGTATCAATCTAAATATAGTTTGATGCTACTCAtccatgtataaattttttacacatctctctctttctctctattatacacatctctctctttctctctattatttttttctcacttctttcatctatctattttcatttttttctatctactttttttcatttatttaatttttaaattaaatatataaaaaacttaGATAATTAAGTTGTTGAATCATGAATGGTACTCTTAAAAAGTAGATagttaaaatatgaaaagtaggatgtaatgagttttttcagataaaaaatatatatagattagcCATTGGAAGTGCTCTTACAATATGTAGCAGCAAGTAATGTTTGATCTCGATCTGTGATagcatcaattttattttattcagaagtgatcatattaataattggTAGTAATAAATAACCATAGCATGCAGTAGATAATGCTGATTATTGATTATTTAGCATTGCCCTAAATAATCAATaggaatatttcaaaaaataaaacataactaATGCTATTAGTCAACTTTAGTGCCTCAAATAGTAACGGTCCATATAAAAGTGCcccaaaattaatacaaattcaCCGATAATAATCAGCATTCTAAACTAtcgtctatattatttttatatgcttatTAGCTGTGGTTGTTCATAAACTATTCTAAGGGATTATTGAAGGTAATTTAATTGGGcctaaaattatgtttaataaGCAATGTTGGTTGAGccaatgatttaatatttattgaggttgatttaaaattgagaaaagtTCAATTGAGATTTATGGGATTTTTCATGAATAGGCTAtgtttccaaaaattttatttgatggaTTATGAAATTCgaaaatttcttgattttaaTTGAGGTACTTAGGATCAtaattag belongs to Juglans regia cultivar Chandler chromosome 8, Walnut 2.0, whole genome shotgun sequence and includes:
- the LOC108989131 gene encoding LEAF RUST 10 DISEASE-RESISTANCE LOCUS RECEPTOR-LIKE PROTEIN KINASE-like 2.2 isoform X1, translated to MTFPAELRVLISTVLVLILVPPSSSLNNTDHYCPPSSCGNIPNISYPFRLKGDPPNCGDQRYELSCDENNYTLLSLHDGSKYYVSQINYNNYTIRIVDSGIQEDNYSFIPLHFLNRHNFSWSYLDPYQLYGSASNLTILTLSEVVAIVNCEKPVTWASSLIHWDTTSTKCSNINNGSVPSSNSSFSQYSKWYLISGKSGVNVMDVEESCTIEQISLTSWPGQISADPNISCTDILNVFSYGVELSWYRIYCGSCGKYCSCYLDEYDNQVSCYLWGNAPTWVGFLLKQARTVVHYAGLLWLIAYCVGFSGRDVGPEPISQYNLVGLLIGLLFNWHLAISVLGAPFVIAFLIYKWRRRHLSMYNDVEEFLQSQNNLMPIRYSFSEIKKMTKGFRERLGEGGFGTVFKGTLRSGRLVAVKMLSQSKANGQDFISEVATIGRIHHVNIVQLIGFCVHGSKRALIYEFMPNGSLNKHIFSSEASILNYEKTYDIALGVAHGIEYLHQGCDMQILHFDIKPHNILLDENLKPKVSDFGLAKLYPVEDSIVPLTRARGTFGYMAPEMLYKNIGGISYKADVYSFGMLLMEMVSRRKNLHASTEHLSQIYFPTWIYDQFHDGKNIEIEDATEDERKLCKKMIIVALWCIQLKPSDRPSMMKVIKMLEGDVECLQVPLKPLQPSPKREIKGARDNSNQASSSIQSDESSLA
- the LOC108989131 gene encoding LEAF RUST 10 DISEASE-RESISTANCE LOCUS RECEPTOR-LIKE PROTEIN KINASE-like 2.2 isoform X3 encodes the protein MTFPAELRVLISTVLVLILVPPSSSLNNTDHYCPPSSCGNIPNISYPFRLKGDPPNCGDQRYELSCDENNYTLLSLHDGSKYYVSQINYNNYTIRIVDSGIQEDNYSFIPLHFLNRHNFSWSYLDPYQLYGSASNLTILTLSEVVAIVNCEKPVTWASSLIHWDTTSTKCSNINNGSVPSSNSSFSQYSKWYLISGKSGVNVMDVEESCTIEQISLTSWPGQISADPNISCTDILNVFSYGVELSWYRIYCGSCGKYCSCYLDEYDNQVSCYLWGNAPTWVGFLLKQARTVVHYAGLLWLIAYCVGFSGRDVGPEPISQYWHLAISVLGAPFVIAFLIYKWRRRHLSMYNDVEEFLQSQNNLMPIRYSFSEIKKMTKGFRERLGEGGFGTVFKGTLRSGRLVAVKMLSQSKANGQDFISEVATIGRIHHVNIVQLIGFCVHGSKRALIYEFMPNGSLNKHIFSSEASILNYEKTYDIALGVAHGIEYLHQGCDMQILHFDIKPHNILLDENLKPKVSDFGLAKLYPVEDSIVPLTRARGTFGYMAPEMLYKNIGGISYKADVYSFGMLLMEMVSRRKNLHASTEHLSQIYFPTWIYDQFHDGKNIEIEDATEDERKLCKKMIIVALWCIQLKPSDRPSMMKVIKMLEGDVECLQVPLKPLQPSPKREIKGARDNSNQASSSIQSDESSLA